One Periplaneta americana isolate PAMFEO1 chromosome 8, P.americana_PAMFEO1_priV1, whole genome shotgun sequence genomic region harbors:
- the LOC138704244 gene encoding protein G12-like — MARQGYINEIHSVLGWDPYVPPSQRKHARRGVGVDGLIDDIIAILPVDDLKALFQEKPETSPDFKAFYDADLLRKLRDKAVDIYHYIELIRALFGLTRAERNLQDDLNDFLALIPTDQILAIAMDYLANDAEVQELVLSSRVAYLQSDDFHKIINTIEALPEFANFYNFLKDHVLDVVDYINENHSIIGLPPFVPPSRRHARRGVGINGLIDDVIAILPVDELKALFPEKMETSPDFKALYDAIRSPEFQVRFLNS, encoded by the exons GTTATATCAACGAAATCCACTCAGTACTTGGTTGGGATCCCTACGTACCACCATCCCAACGCAAGCATGCTCGCAGAGGTGTTGGTGTCGATGGTCTCATAGACGACATCATTGCAATTCTTCCTGTTGACGATCTGAAGGCTCTCTTCCAGGAGAAACCGGAAACTAGTCCAGATTTTAAAGCCTTCTACGATGCT GATCTTCTAAGGAAATTGCGAGACAAGGCCGTGGATATATACCACTACATCGAGTTGATCAGGGCACTCTTCGGCCTCACTCGAG CGGAACGAAATCTTCAAGATGACCTGAACGACTTCCTGGCACTCATTCCCACCGATCAGATCCTCGCCATCGCCATGGACTACCTCGCCAACGATGCCGAAGTGCAAGAGCTAGTG ttatcgtctcgtgtgGCATACCTCCAGTCTGACGACTTCCACAAAATTATCAATACCATTGAAGCACTCCCCGAATTCGCTAAC TTCTATAATTTCCTCAAGGATCATGTTCTCGATGTCGTGGACTACATCAACGAGAACCACTCCATCATTGGCTTGCCACCATTTGTCCCACCATCTCGAAGACACGCTCGCAGAGGTGTAGGAATCAATGGACTGATTGATGATGTCATCGCCATTCTTCCAGTTGACGAGTTGAAGGCTCTCTTCCCGGAGAAAATGGAGACTAGCCCCGACTTCAAGGCCCTTTACGATGCTATACGATCTCCGGAATTCCAGGTGCGTTTTCTAAATTCTTGA